The Ralstonia sp. RRA genomic interval CCACTGTTTCCCGCCGGCACGCTGCCGCCGCAGATCAACGACGACTTTGGCCGCGTGGCCATCGCCTCGATCGCCGTGACGGCACCGGGCTTCTCGATGAGCGAGATGCGCGAGCCGCTCAAACGCCTGCGTGAGGGCATCTACGCCATCAAGGGCGTACAGGGCGTGTCCTTCCACGGGCTGCAGGACGAACGGGTCTATATCGAATTCGACCGCACACGTCTCGCAGGCCTGGGCCTGGGCGCCAACGCCGTGCTGCAGCAACTGCACCAGCAGAACGTCGTGCTCTCGGGCGGGCAGGTCGTGCTCTCAGGGCTGAACAGTGCTGTGGTCGCATCAGGTGAAATCCGCTCGCTGGAGGCGCTGCGCGATTTCGTGCTGGCCGTGCCCGCCAGCGCTGGCACGGCGCCAGCCACCGTCCGCCTGGGTGACATCGCCCAGATCCGCGTGCTGCCGGCTGACCCACCGGAGTCTGCGGCCATCTATCGCGGCGATAACGCTGTGGTGCTGGGTGTGTCGATGCGCCCGGGCCAGAACATCAAGATGCTGGGCCAGGAGCTCAAGGAGCGCGTAGCCCAGTTGGAACAGCAGTTGCCTGCCGGTTTCTCGCTGGACTTCGTGACCTACCAGGCTGACGTGGTCGAGCGCGAGATGGGCAGTATGAACCGTGTGATGGCAGAAACCATCGTCATCGTGATGGCGGTGGTGGTGCTGTTCCTGGGCTGGCGCGCCGGCATTATCGTCGGCAGCATCGTGCCGCTCACGATTCTCGCCACGCTGCTGGTGATGCGCGCCTTGAGCATCGAACTGCATATCGTTTCCATGGCGGCCATCATCATCGCGCTCGGCCTGCTGGTGGACAACGGCATCGTGATTGCCGAAGACGTCGAGCGACGCCTGGCCATGGGCGAAGACCGCAGAACGGCCTGCATCCGCGCTGGGCAATCGCTGGGGATTCCGCTGCTGACCTCTTCGCTGGTCATCATCTTTGCCTTCTCGCCATTCTTCTTTGGCAATACCACGGTCAATGAATACCTGCGGCCGCTGGTGATCGTGGTGGCGCTGTCGCTGCTGAGCTCGTGGCTACTGTGCCTGACGGTGACGCCGCTGCTGTGCTACTTCTTCCTGAAACCCGGCCACCACAACGCCGACGAACCGCCGAAGGAGACCGGCTTCTACGCGGGCTATGCGCGCGTGATCCGCAAGGTGCTGGAGCACAAGGGCAAGATGCTGGCCGCGATGACGGTGCTGTTCATCGGCTCGATGGTGCTGCTCTCCCGCGTGCCGGCCGGGTTCCTGCCGCCGTCGGAACGCCCGCAATACCAGGTTGCCATTGAGCTGCAGCCGGGCAGCGATGCGCGACGCACGCAAACCGTGGTGCGCGACCTGAGCCTCTGGCTGAGCGACAAGAAAGCCAACCCCGAAGTCACGACCAGCATCGGTTACGTGGCAGATGGGGGCCCCCGCGTCGTACTGGTGCTCAGTCCGCCGTTGCCGGCCTCGCACGTCGGCTACTTCACGGTGAGCGTGCAGAGCGCGAAAGATGTTGCGCCCATGATCGAGCGCACACGCCAGTGGATGGCGCAGCGCTATCCCGATGTGCGCGTGGATGCCAAGCGCTTCTCACGCAGTGCAAACGATGCCGGCACGGTGGCCTACCGGATCAGCGGCCCGGACGAAACCGTACTGCGCGACATTGGCACCAAGATCGAAGGCGTACTGCGGCCGCTGCCTGGGATGGTGCAGGTGCGCAACGATTGGGGCCCGCGCGTGCCGCGTGTGGACGTGCAGATCGACCAGCGCAAGGCACGCCGCCTGGGCATCAGCAGCGAAGACATCGCCACCTCGCTCGGCGCCCGCTATACCGGCGTCGAGGTCTCCGTCCTGCGCGACGGCGACACGCTCGTGCCGCTGGTGGTGCGTGGCAGCGATGCCGAACGTGCCCGCCCTGAAGACTTGGCCAACACGCTGATCCACCCGGCCAGCGGCGCGGCCCCTGTGCCCCTGTCGGCACTGGCGAGTGTGTCGCTGTCTTCTGAGCCGTCGGCCATCCGCCGACGCGACCTGGTGCGCACGCTGACCGTGGAGGGCCGCAGCACGCAGGCCACCGCGCAACAGATCGTCGACCGTGCCGCGCCCGACATCGCAAAGATCGCGCTGCCCCCGGGCTACCGTATCGAGATGGGTGCCGAGATCGAGGAAGCCGCCGATTCCAACGCGTCGCTCAAGACCTACCTGCCGCTCGCGGTGGTGGCCATGCTGCTGCTGTTCGTCTGGCAGTTCAACTCGTTCCGCAAGCTGACGCTGATCGTGGGCATCATCCCGTTTGCGATGATCGGTGTGGCGCCGGCACTGCTGCTCGGCGGCGAGCCGTTGGGCTTCATGGCCAACTTCGGCATCCTGTCGTTGGGGGGCATCATCGTGAACAACGCGGTGCTGCTGCTCGAGCGCATCGAGGC includes:
- a CDS encoding efflux RND transporter permease subunit; translated protein: MKLTESAFNSTRLTFFAALLILVSGVVAFLSFPSQEEPSTTVRDAIVIVANPGLPAERMEQLVARPLEERLRQLPELKHVTSTVRPGTVILQVNLRDEVRDLMPVWQRMRAKIEEARPLFPAGTLPPQINDDFGRVAIASIAVTAPGFSMSEMREPLKRLREGIYAIKGVQGVSFHGLQDERVYIEFDRTRLAGLGLGANAVLQQLHQQNVVLSGGQVVLSGLNSAVVASGEIRSLEALRDFVLAVPASAGTAPATVRLGDIAQIRVLPADPPESAAIYRGDNAVVLGVSMRPGQNIKMLGQELKERVAQLEQQLPAGFSLDFVTYQADVVEREMGSMNRVMAETIVIVMAVVVLFLGWRAGIIVGSIVPLTILATLLVMRALSIELHIVSMAAIIIALGLLVDNGIVIAEDVERRLAMGEDRRTACIRAGQSLGIPLLTSSLVIIFAFSPFFFGNTTVNEYLRPLVIVVALSLLSSWLLCLTVTPLLCYFFLKPGHHNADEPPKETGFYAGYARVIRKVLEHKGKMLAAMTVLFIGSMVLLSRVPAGFLPPSERPQYQVAIELQPGSDARRTQTVVRDLSLWLSDKKANPEVTTSIGYVADGGPRVVLVLSPPLPASHVGYFTVSVQSAKDVAPMIERTRQWMAQRYPDVRVDAKRFSRSANDAGTVAYRISGPDETVLRDIGTKIEGVLRPLPGMVQVRNDWGPRVPRVDVQIDQRKARRLGISSEDIATSLGARYTGVEVSVLRDGDTLVPLVVRGSDAERARPEDLANTLIHPASGAAPVPLSALASVSLSSEPSAIRRRDLVRTLTVEGRSTQATAQQIVDRAAPDIAKIALPPGYRIEMGAEIEEAADSNASLKTYLPLAVVAMLLLFVWQFNSFRKLTLIVGIIPFAMIGVAPALLLGGEPLGFMANFGILSLGGIIVNNAVLLLERIEAELAAGKPRREAVVSAAMARLRPIVMTKLTCVAGLIPLLLFGGSLWAGMALTIIGGLLLGTLITLGLVPVLYELLFGGRLARWLEQRRSGEASGSIAHS